A genomic window from Sphingobacterium spiritivorum includes:
- a CDS encoding substrate-binding domain-containing protein, whose amino-acid sequence MKKDNSLVGIKELAKLANVSIGTIDRVLHDRPGVAAKTKERVLAVLQEHDYQPNMIARALASRKARRIVVLIPSASPESAYWKAPLEGVRTAGSEILRYSFTLDVLLFDQNDRHSFIPLATQLLEEDFDALVLAPMFHQEAQPLLQHCDENKIPYVFINSDIPGSDSTAYFGPDLFQSGCMSAQLINYISNPADEILLVHISREMEMQHHLLRKEEGLLQYMQDNGMKQKLHKLIIRDTAFSAIEQALTEQLKDTTIKVLFVTNSRVASVARFIEEQQIAGICLIGFDYLPDNIAYLEKGIIDFLLCHKPIAQGYKSVMSLFQLLEAQQEPQKINYMPIDVISKENYRYYEN is encoded by the coding sequence ATGAAAAAAGATAATAGTCTGGTCGGTATTAAGGAATTGGCGAAGCTGGCTAATGTTTCTATCGGTACCATTGACCGGGTATTGCATGATCGTCCGGGAGTTGCTGCCAAAACTAAAGAACGGGTGCTTGCAGTATTGCAGGAGCATGACTATCAGCCTAATATGATCGCACGTGCCCTTGCGAGTAGAAAAGCCCGTCGCATCGTTGTACTGATACCCTCTGCCTCTCCCGAATCAGCGTATTGGAAAGCTCCGCTTGAGGGAGTCCGAACGGCAGGCAGCGAGATTCTGCGGTACAGTTTTACACTGGATGTATTGCTGTTTGATCAGAATGACAGGCACAGTTTTATTCCGTTGGCGACGCAGTTGTTGGAGGAAGACTTTGATGCTCTGGTGTTGGCACCTATGTTTCATCAGGAGGCGCAACCCCTGCTGCAACATTGTGACGAAAACAAGATCCCGTACGTATTCATCAACTCCGATATTCCGGGTTCGGATAGTACAGCTTACTTTGGTCCGGACCTTTTTCAGAGTGGATGTATGTCCGCCCAGCTGATAAATTATATCAGCAATCCTGCGGATGAAATACTGCTGGTCCATATTTCCAGGGAAATGGAAATGCAGCATCACCTTTTACGTAAGGAAGAGGGGTTGTTGCAGTATATGCAGGATAACGGCATGAAGCAGAAATTGCATAAGCTGATTATCCGGGATACTGCCTTCAGCGCAATAGAACAGGCACTGACAGAACAATTAAAAGATACAACCATAAAGGTACTCTTTGTAACCAATTCGAGAGTTGCATCTGTAGCCCGTTTTATTGAAGAGCAGCAGATAGCAGGAATATGTCTGATCGGCTTTGATTATCTGCCGGACAATATTGCTTATCTGGAAAAAGGTATTATAGACTTTTTGCTGTGTCACAAACCTATAGCACAAGGTTATAAATCAGTGATGTCTCTGTTTCAATTGCTGGAAGCCCAGCAGGAACCGCAGAAAATAAACTATATGCCTATTGACGTCATCAGTAAAGAAAATTACCGCTACTACGAAAACTAA
- the nagA gene encoding N-acetylglucosamine-6-phosphate deacetylase, giving the protein MTKLLLHNCILVLPVSLLENGYVYVEDNRIAGIGQGTPEMQDDTVKTIDLKGRYVAPGFIDMHVHGGGGYDFMDATVEAFLGVSETHVRYGTTAMCPTTLTADSENLYAVLDTYATALPQNKRGAAWLGLHLEGPYLAMNQRGAQDPKYIRNPDVKEYSSILDYSPHIIRWSAAPELPGALDFGDYLQSRGVIASLAHTDALFEEVVEGYEHGYRLATHFYSAMSTIVRKNAKRYAGVIEAGYYLDGMDVEIIADGIHVPAPLLKLIYKIKGPTRIALVTDAMRAAAMPEGPSVLGRVKDGLPVLVEGGVAKLPDRSAFAGSVATCNQLVRNYRDLAGIPLQEVVSMLTGVPARILGVQNRKGSLETGKDADLVVFDEDIEIYMTIVEGEIRYDRLTTT; this is encoded by the coding sequence ATGACCAAACTGCTTTTACATAATTGTATTCTTGTGTTGCCTGTTTCACTCCTTGAAAACGGATATGTGTATGTGGAAGATAATCGCATTGCAGGTATTGGTCAGGGCACGCCCGAAATGCAGGATGATACGGTAAAAACCATCGATCTGAAGGGCCGCTATGTTGCACCGGGTTTTATCGATATGCATGTTCATGGCGGAGGAGGATATGACTTTATGGATGCAACAGTAGAGGCATTTTTAGGTGTTTCCGAAACCCATGTCCGCTATGGTACCACAGCCATGTGTCCGACAACTTTAACAGCAGACAGTGAAAATCTATATGCGGTGTTAGATACCTATGCAACAGCTCTTCCTCAGAATAAAAGAGGTGCAGCCTGGTTAGGTTTACATCTGGAAGGTCCTTATCTGGCCATGAACCAGCGGGGAGCACAGGATCCCAAATATATCCGGAATCCGGATGTAAAGGAATACAGCTCTATACTGGATTATAGTCCTCATATTATACGCTGGAGCGCTGCTCCTGAACTTCCAGGAGCTTTGGATTTTGGAGATTACCTGCAGTCCAGAGGTGTTATTGCTTCGCTGGCACACACAGATGCCCTGTTTGAGGAAGTTGTGGAAGGCTATGAACATGGCTATCGCTTAGCAACTCATTTTTATTCAGCCATGTCTACCATTGTGCGTAAAAATGCAAAACGCTATGCAGGAGTGATAGAAGCCGGATATTACTTAGACGGTATGGATGTAGAGATTATTGCAGACGGTATCCATGTTCCTGCTCCGCTGTTAAAATTAATTTACAAGATCAAAGGTCCCACTCGTATTGCATTGGTAACAGATGCGATGCGTGCTGCAGCTATGCCCGAAGGGCCTAGTGTATTAGGACGTGTGAAGGACGGATTGCCCGTGCTGGTAGAAGGAGGCGTAGCCAAGTTGCCAGACAGATCCGCGTTTGCAGGAAGTGTGGCGACCTGTAACCAACTGGTCAGAAACTACAGAGACCTTGCCGGAATACCGCTTCAGGAAGTGGTTTCTATGCTCACAGGGGTACCTGCACGTATTCTGGGAGTACAGAATAGAAAGGGAAGTTTGGAAACAGGTAAAGATGCGGATCTCGTTGTATTTGATGAGGATATAGAAATTTACATGACGATAGTGGAAGGGGAGATCAGATATGATCGTCTGACGACCACTTAG
- a CDS encoding TonB-dependent receptor — MKKLFAILIPLLFCAGLVHATKIKGKVYDKLSGEALVGATVVLEKSGKSASTGLDGSFEIKGLSAGKENIQISYLNYESVIEEITVLKEDTPPFAFYLLSKSTQLMEVSIKSKGAGSGDGEARRIEQNASQVMNIISGKAIELSPDLTVANVMQRVSGVSLERNSNGDGQYAILRGMDKRYNYTLVNGVKLPSPDNKYRYIPLDIFPSDLLERLEVYKSLTPNMEADAIGGAVNMIMKNAPERLQINANVSTGYSQLFFDNKFTSYNSSSIQSKSPYELNGRDYKASQADFSKGTLDYSSKQPVPNMLSSLSVGQRFFNNKLGVIVAGSYQNTYRGSTSTLYNNAVTGTDEYAVITNKVERQYSEQQKRLGLHSKVDYVLDQNNKFSFYNMYVNLLNEQVREAVTTNYNGEYKPDLGNAELVYQTRSRKTDQKIYNGTLQGTHNLLDDKFSIRWAAVYSSALNDVPQNTQITLNGLEQNFERRRTTLVNTAPVNYRWERNTDDDMAAYWDLKYKLELKDAKLELSTGGLYRDKQRSSFYNNYTLAPSESDIGKLYGVDYQNYTELNLRVTNPTGAVSNPLTYDATEKTTAVYAMFNYQAERLQAIGGARMEHNNQGYNLLFPAGENSPSGRQVYTDILPSLTVKYLFDSKSQLHASYAKSLNRPGFYELVPSKVVNEEYQERGNPNLMRALADNFDLRYELFPGASEQLLAGVFYKKIKNPIEYTFQADATRGQDIYYSPGNFGNANNYGAEVDYIKYVNKFGVKANYTYTHSRITTPKTQRRINPTSGDIEAISVEQTRPLYGQSEHIANLALLFKDTKTGWDAQVAAAYTGPRINTVSQFLNNDLWQKGFIQMDFSAEKRFKHGLTVFAKANNILDTPMKLFIKGTNPENDKIAENLVSGGQTLIRSDYYGQSYLVGVRYKLN; from the coding sequence ATGAAGAAATTATTTGCAATTTTGATTCCATTATTATTTTGTGCAGGCCTGGTGCATGCTACAAAAATAAAAGGTAAAGTTTATGATAAGCTCAGTGGTGAAGCCCTTGTTGGCGCTACAGTAGTTTTAGAAAAAAGCGGTAAATCCGCAAGTACAGGACTAGACGGATCGTTTGAGATCAAGGGCTTGTCTGCCGGAAAGGAAAACATACAGATTTCCTATCTCAACTATGAAAGCGTAATAGAGGAGATTACGGTTTTGAAAGAAGATACGCCGCCATTTGCATTCTACCTGCTATCCAAATCCACCCAATTGATGGAAGTATCCATCAAAAGCAAAGGTGCCGGTTCGGGAGATGGAGAAGCTCGCCGCATAGAGCAGAATGCTTCGCAGGTCATGAACATTATCTCGGGTAAAGCTATTGAGCTTTCTCCGGATCTGACAGTCGCAAATGTGATGCAACGTGTCTCCGGAGTCTCGCTGGAGCGCAACAGCAACGGGGATGGTCAGTATGCTATCCTCAGAGGTATGGACAAGCGCTACAATTATACCTTAGTGAATGGCGTCAAGTTACCTTCTCCGGACAATAAGTACCGCTATATTCCGCTGGATATCTTTCCTTCCGATCTGCTGGAAAGACTGGAAGTTTATAAAAGTCTGACGCCAAATATGGAGGCCGATGCGATAGGAGGTGCGGTAAATATGATTATGAAAAATGCGCCGGAAAGATTACAGATAAATGCCAATGTATCTACAGGATACAGTCAGCTGTTTTTTGATAATAAATTTACTTCTTACAACAGTAGCAGTATACAGTCAAAATCCCCTTATGAACTGAATGGCCGGGATTATAAAGCCTCACAGGCAGATTTCAGCAAAGGCACACTGGACTACAGCAGCAAACAACCGGTACCGAATATGCTGAGTAGTCTGTCCGTTGGACAACGTTTCTTTAATAATAAGCTGGGTGTTATTGTAGCCGGAAGTTATCAGAATACCTATCGAGGAAGTACCAGTACCCTTTATAATAATGCCGTGACGGGTACAGACGAGTATGCCGTTATCACCAATAAAGTAGAGCGTCAGTATTCCGAACAACAAAAGCGTTTGGGCCTGCACTCCAAAGTAGACTATGTGCTGGATCAGAACAACAAATTCAGCTTCTACAATATGTATGTCAACCTGCTGAATGAGCAGGTGAGGGAGGCGGTGACAACCAACTACAACGGAGAGTATAAGCCTGATCTGGGCAATGCGGAACTGGTTTATCAGACCCGTAGCCGTAAGACAGATCAGAAGATATACAACGGAACATTGCAGGGGACGCACAATCTGCTGGATGATAAATTCAGCATTCGTTGGGCAGCGGTATATTCATCGGCTTTAAATGATGTTCCGCAAAATACACAAATCACCCTTAATGGTCTGGAACAGAATTTCGAACGTCGCAGAACAACTTTAGTCAATACCGCTCCGGTAAATTATCGCTGGGAACGCAATACCGACGATGATATGGCGGCCTATTGGGATCTGAAATATAAACTGGAGCTGAAAGATGCCAAACTGGAACTATCCACTGGAGGACTTTACCGGGACAAGCAGAGAAGCAGTTTCTATAATAACTACACCCTGGCACCTTCTGAATCCGATATCGGTAAGCTGTATGGCGTGGATTATCAGAATTATACCGAATTAAATCTTCGGGTCACTAATCCTACCGGAGCGGTAAGTAATCCGCTGACCTACGATGCAACCGAAAAGACAACAGCTGTGTATGCCATGTTTAATTATCAGGCAGAACGCCTTCAGGCCATCGGTGGGGCGCGGATGGAACATAATAATCAGGGTTATAACCTGTTGTTTCCGGCCGGTGAAAACTCACCTTCAGGACGTCAGGTGTATACGGATATCCTGCCGAGCCTGACCGTAAAATATCTTTTTGACAGCAAATCCCAATTGCATGCTTCTTATGCCAAATCGCTCAACAGACCGGGTTTCTATGAGCTGGTACCGAGTAAAGTTGTAAATGAAGAATATCAGGAACGCGGAAATCCTAATCTGATGCGTGCCCTGGCAGATAACTTTGACTTACGTTATGAATTATTTCCGGGCGCTTCGGAACAGCTTTTAGCGGGAGTTTTTTATAAGAAAATCAAAAACCCGATTGAATATACCTTTCAGGCAGATGCCACACGCGGACAGGATATTTACTACAGTCCGGGAAATTTTGGGAATGCCAATAATTATGGAGCTGAGGTAGATTATATCAAGTACGTCAATAAATTTGGGGTGAAAGCAAACTATACCTACACACATTCGCGTATCACGACACCCAAAACACAGCGACGTATCAATCCGACATCAGGTGATATCGAAGCGATCTCAGTAGAACAGACAAGACCTCTGTACGGACAGTCCGAACACATTGCCAATCTGGCGCTATTGTTTAAGGATACCAAAACAGGATGGGATGCACAGGTCGCTGCTGCCTACACAGGTCCGCGTATCAATACGGTATCTCAGTTTCTGAATAATGATCTGTGGCAAAAAGGATTTATTCAGATGGATTTTTCGGCAGAAAAAAGATTTAAACACGGTTTAACGGTCTTTGCAAAAGCCAATAATATATTAGATACACCGATGAAATTATTTATAAAAGGAACAAATCCGGAGAACGATAAAATTGCTGAAAATCTGGTTTCCGGAGGACAGACCTTAATCCGCAGTGACTATTACGGTCAGAGTTACCTGGTTGGTGTTCGTTATAAATTAAACTAA
- a CDS encoding right-handed parallel beta-helix repeat-containing protein: MKYPCRTDFTNIHEYSLDIPYDHCKSNYIHMKKYIKLTVLFLVMTGFISCEKANIDVDTRPVDGSATGEVSGVWAKGSTQVIKGDIIIPEGQSLTIEEGVTIVMDTIAKPEIIVKGNLYSLGTAENPVKFTISEPYRTEANKFGKLWGGILAAPTCKELVLDYTVLEYGGSTTSDASTSVKMGLYKNKPGENLPAIWFSNVNGKLIVQHSIIRHFQEDCTYIDGGKIIFSNNEFYTNGITGGDAMNFKSGSLADVAYNIVYSMNSNALKLSNTGDRTPQAYIIAYNNTMVNTGWRRPTAKGGSVWVEATVRADLYNNLFANTRFGIKRDPKKPEDTRSVYSNNWYYGFDQTTVDQFQPGKNDVIGGVNDVKGTKAGENDPKFVNYPLNTAMTLPDYNKAWDFHLQGNSPALTKGTTTFKRHYKDGIVLENGTRYSSPEPALYVGAYGIKL; the protein is encoded by the coding sequence ATGAAATATCCATGTCGTACAGACTTCACAAACATCCATGAATATAGTTTGGATATTCCATATGACCATTGCAAATCAAATTATATACATATGAAAAAGTATATCAAACTAACAGTTCTTTTTCTGGTTATGACGGGGTTCATAAGCTGTGAGAAAGCAAATATTGATGTAGATACACGTCCGGTAGACGGATCAGCTACAGGAGAAGTATCGGGCGTGTGGGCCAAAGGAAGTACACAGGTCATCAAAGGCGATATTATCATTCCGGAAGGACAATCCCTGACTATAGAAGAGGGAGTCACTATTGTAATGGATACGATAGCTAAACCTGAAATTATTGTCAAAGGCAATCTGTATTCCCTGGGTACAGCCGAGAATCCGGTAAAGTTTACAATCTCTGAACCTTACAGAACCGAAGCGAATAAATTCGGAAAACTGTGGGGCGGAATTCTGGCTGCACCAACCTGTAAGGAACTGGTACTGGATTATACCGTTCTCGAATACGGAGGCAGCACCACTTCGGACGCATCCACTTCTGTCAAAATGGGATTGTATAAAAACAAGCCCGGAGAAAATCTGCCGGCTATCTGGTTTTCAAATGTAAATGGCAAACTGATTGTACAGCACAGTATTATCCGTCATTTTCAGGAAGACTGTACGTATATCGATGGCGGTAAAATTATCTTTTCTAATAATGAATTCTATACCAACGGAATAACCGGTGGTGATGCCATGAACTTTAAGTCGGGATCACTGGCGGATGTCGCTTACAATATCGTATACAGCATGAATTCCAATGCGCTGAAATTGTCCAATACAGGCGACCGTACACCACAGGCTTACATCATCGCATACAACAATACAATGGTCAATACCGGCTGGAGACGTCCGACTGCCAAAGGCGGATCTGTATGGGTAGAAGCAACAGTACGTGCCGATCTGTATAATAACCTGTTCGCAAATACCCGATTTGGCATCAAACGGGACCCGAAGAAACCGGAAGATACCCGATCTGTATACAGCAACAACTGGTATTATGGATTTGATCAGACAACAGTAGATCAGTTTCAACCTGGTAAGAATGATGTCATCGGCGGAGTGAACGATGTGAAAGGAACGAAGGCAGGGGAGAATGATCCTAAATTTGTCAACTATCCGCTCAATACAGCAATGACACTGCCGGATTACAACAAAGCATGGGATTTTCACTTACAGGGCAATTCGCCTGCATTGACAAAAGGTACGACCACCTTTAAACGTCATTACAAAGACGGAATAGTTCTGGAAAACGGAACACGATACAGTTCTCCGGAGCCGGCATTATATGTAGGGGCATACGGCATAAAATTATAA
- a CDS encoding helix-turn-helix domain-containing protein yields the protein MKRQAVLPKFQAILEQMGENIKLARKRRKLTAVQVAERAGIARSTLYLIEKGDSSVAMGAYFNVLRVLGLQDDFLKLAADDVFGRKLQDLDLL from the coding sequence TTACCGAAGTTTCAAGCTATATTGGAACAAATGGGTGAGAATATCAAACTTGCTCGGAAACGCCGTAAGTTGACTGCTGTACAGGTAGCAGAGCGAGCAGGTATTGCACGATCGACCTTGTACCTTATTGAAAAAGGTGATTCTAGTGTTGCTATGGGCGCATATTTCAATGTATTGCGTGTCTTAGGCTTGCAAGATGATTTCTTAAAATTAGCAGCAGATGATGTTTTCGGACGTAAACTTCAGGATTTAGATTTGTTGTAA
- a CDS encoding tetratricopeptide repeat protein — MAIKINNLMLRLFCFCYLLSITNLLYGQSEVPQKVQAVATQHPDTALRSLQELYAKSRQADNPQLEGEYLQAMGEICFHQGHYQQALEFYIDAESAFEKVGNSDLLAQNFGKTGMLYFYNKQHDKAQHLFKKALTLYQKTKNQEGEANILGSMGQVYEKRQLYDSAFYYQKMALEKFQQSNNPGGAAKIYENLGSIYEDLERYDEALEHFNQSLLLYRAQNNETGTIEVINNLGDILRKTGKYAASIAKTKEALRLSEKTKNTYQKASATKDLGKTYGLMGQMDSAYHYAELSRTYSLEVYSEEVLKQTSFLQVLYDMNKQADEIARLNGIRKVNRIMVIAFSIGALLSVVLILVIISRQRLKNRDQKNTVEKREAEHAFVQLQLENKVLEEDLLREQLVLKGKELSIHTLNLIKNKQFLEQLRADLSAMVKDERRDQKRQLQQLIQEIDNSFSEEQYWKEFAQAFEQVHQQFFEKLKNYSTELTASDLRLIALMKMNLSSPEIAVMLGISTDSLRVARYRLRKKLHIAQGDNLSFFIQSL, encoded by the coding sequence GTGGCAATTAAGATAAACAACCTTATGCTGCGCTTATTCTGTTTCTGTTATTTGTTGTCCATTACAAATCTGCTGTATGGTCAGTCGGAGGTACCACAGAAGGTACAGGCTGTGGCTACACAACACCCGGATACCGCCTTGCGATCCTTGCAGGAGCTTTATGCAAAATCCCGGCAAGCCGACAACCCACAGCTGGAAGGGGAATATCTGCAGGCAATGGGAGAGATCTGTTTTCATCAGGGGCATTATCAGCAGGCACTTGAATTTTACATTGATGCCGAGAGCGCATTTGAAAAGGTCGGTAATTCCGATCTGCTGGCGCAGAATTTCGGGAAGACCGGTATGCTCTATTTCTACAATAAGCAACACGATAAGGCACAGCATCTGTTTAAGAAAGCGCTGACCTTATATCAGAAGACCAAAAATCAGGAAGGAGAGGCCAATATTCTGGGAAGTATGGGGCAGGTGTATGAAAAGAGACAGCTCTATGACAGCGCCTTTTATTACCAAAAAATGGCTCTAGAAAAGTTTCAGCAGAGTAATAATCCCGGAGGAGCAGCCAAAATATATGAAAATCTGGGCAGCATCTATGAAGATCTGGAGCGATATGATGAAGCCTTAGAACATTTTAACCAGTCCCTGTTGCTTTACAGAGCGCAAAACAATGAGACCGGCACAATAGAAGTCATCAATAATCTGGGGGATATCCTACGCAAAACCGGAAAGTATGCTGCGAGTATCGCTAAAACCAAAGAAGCCCTGCGTCTGTCCGAAAAAACAAAAAACACCTATCAAAAGGCATCAGCAACCAAAGATCTCGGAAAAACCTACGGCCTAATGGGGCAGATGGACAGTGCTTATCACTATGCCGAACTCAGCCGTACCTATAGCCTGGAAGTCTATTCGGAAGAGGTACTCAAACAAACCTCTTTTTTACAGGTACTCTATGATATGAATAAACAGGCGGATGAGATTGCCCGGCTCAACGGCATCCGTAAAGTAAACCGTATTATGGTGATTGCATTCTCTATTGGTGCCTTACTGTCTGTTGTTTTGATATTAGTGATCATCAGCCGGCAGCGTCTTAAAAACAGGGATCAGAAAAATACAGTAGAAAAACGGGAGGCCGAGCATGCTTTTGTGCAGTTGCAACTGGAAAACAAAGTGCTGGAAGAAGACCTGCTCCGCGAACAACTCGTACTCAAAGGAAAAGAGCTTTCCATACATACCTTAAATCTGATCAAGAACAAACAATTTCTGGAACAATTGCGGGCAGACCTGTCTGCCATGGTAAAAGATGAACGTCGTGATCAGAAAAGACAGCTTCAGCAGCTTATACAGGAGATCGATAATTCCTTCAGTGAAGAACAATACTGGAAAGAATTTGCTCAGGCTTTTGAACAGGTACATCAGCAGTTTTTTGAAAAGCTGAAAAATTACAGCACAGAGCTTACAGCTTCAGATCTTCGCCTCATCGCACTGATGAAAATGAATCTCAGTTCACCTGAGATAGCCGTGATGCTGGGGATATCTACCGATAGCCTGCGTGTGGCCAGATACCGGTTAAGGAAAAAACTCCATATAGCACAAGGCGATAACCTTAGTTTTTTTATCCAGTCCCTTTAG
- a CDS encoding phytase, which yields MNKLQKINLAVLALSLMSQYACQQSGKNNTVNTDSTEVQPAVISEAVQFDSDDPAIWINKKDPSKSLVLGTDKDENGALYVFDLQGKIVKDKVVRNLKRPNNVDLAYGLMLNGKPTDIAITTERFTHKLRIFSLPDMKAVDNGGIPVFEGETGTDYRDLMGIAIYTAPTGKMYAIVGRKNGPKDGYLWQYLLEDNGQGQVKATLVRKFGEYSGKKEIEAIAVDNELGYIYYSDEQTGVRQYYADPEKGNKQLALFATSGFAEDHEGISIYKLTDSTGYILVSDQGANRFQIFSREGTKENPYAHQLLKTVPVAARQSDGSDVVNVPLNDTFKNGLFVAMSDDKTFHFYRWEDIAGKELKVKK from the coding sequence ATGAACAAACTACAAAAGATAAATTTGGCTGTACTGGCACTGTCACTTATGAGTCAGTATGCTTGTCAGCAATCTGGCAAAAATAACACCGTAAACACAGATAGCACAGAAGTACAACCGGCAGTGATCTCCGAAGCTGTACAATTTGATTCGGATGATCCTGCAATATGGATCAATAAGAAAGATCCTTCAAAAAGTCTGGTGCTGGGTACAGACAAGGATGAAAACGGTGCGCTTTATGTATTTGATCTGCAGGGAAAGATTGTGAAAGATAAGGTGGTTCGCAACTTAAAGCGTCCGAATAATGTAGACCTGGCCTACGGATTGATGCTGAACGGTAAACCAACGGATATTGCGATCACGACAGAGCGTTTTACGCACAAGCTGCGGATCTTCTCATTGCCGGATATGAAAGCAGTGGACAACGGCGGTATTCCGGTATTCGAAGGAGAGACAGGTACGGATTACCGCGATCTGATGGGAATTGCTATATACACGGCACCCACAGGTAAAATGTATGCTATTGTAGGTCGTAAAAACGGTCCTAAGGACGGATATCTGTGGCAATATTTGCTGGAGGACAATGGTCAGGGACAGGTGAAAGCAACGCTGGTACGTAAGTTTGGTGAATACTCGGGTAAAAAAGAAATCGAAGCTATAGCTGTAGATAATGAACTGGGCTATATCTACTACTCAGATGAGCAGACAGGGGTACGTCAGTATTATGCTGATCCTGAAAAAGGAAATAAGCAGCTTGCTCTATTTGCAACAAGCGGATTTGCTGAAGATCATGAAGGGATATCGATTTATAAACTGACAGACAGTACCGGCTATATTCTGGTATCTGACCAGGGAGCAAATCGTTTTCAGATCTTTAGCCGTGAAGGAACAAAAGAAAATCCATATGCCCATCAGTTACTCAAAACAGTACCAGTAGCGGCACGTCAGAGTGATGGTTCTGATGTGGTGAATGTACCGCTGAATGATACGTTCAAAAACGGATTGTTTGTAGCGATGAGTGATGACAAGACATTTCATTTTTACAGATGGGAAGATATAGCCGGAAAAGAGCTGAAAGTAAAAAAATAA
- a CDS encoding type II toxin-antitoxin system HipA family toxin, with amino-acid sequence MTVNKTDIYVYADWVGLSQSTLVGILSAHQAKGRKAFSFEYDKQWLKTNAQRLIDPDIQFYSGQQFPNNKENFGVFLDSMPDTWGRTLMRRREAQFAKVSGTKAKTLYDIDFLLGVYDATRMGAFRFKLDPNGDFLDNDTEKSTPPWSTVRELQQAVVHYENDEENEAINKWLKLLIAPGSSLGGARPKANILDENKDLWIAKFPSKNDTIDKAAWEFLTYRLALNAGVEMAECQLEKVNGQYHTFFTKRFDRVGTDRIHFSSAMTMTGNNEDTIKDNPASYLDIVEFIQDNGYHVDDNLAQLWRRIVFNIAVSNTDDHLRNHGFILSSEGWKLSPAYDLNPSIDKDGLALNIDMHNNALDFDLANSVGEYFRLNDSQMKNIIAEVLTAVKGWESIAKEIGISRAEQELMKSAFRNDV; translated from the coding sequence ATGACGGTAAATAAAACAGATATATACGTCTATGCGGATTGGGTAGGTTTATCGCAGTCAACATTGGTCGGTATTTTGTCAGCTCATCAGGCAAAGGGTCGTAAAGCATTTAGTTTTGAGTATGATAAACAATGGTTAAAGACCAATGCACAACGCTTAATCGATCCTGATATTCAATTCTACTCTGGGCAACAATTCCCCAATAATAAAGAAAATTTCGGTGTTTTTCTGGATAGTATGCCTGATACATGGGGTCGTACATTGATGAGGCGTAGAGAAGCCCAATTTGCTAAAGTAAGTGGAACGAAAGCTAAAACCTTGTATGATATCGATTTTCTCTTAGGTGTGTATGATGCAACCCGAATGGGGGCTTTTCGTTTCAAACTTGATCCTAATGGTGATTTTTTGGATAATGATACGGAGAAATCAACACCGCCATGGTCGACGGTTCGTGAATTGCAACAAGCCGTTGTTCATTATGAAAATGATGAAGAGAATGAAGCCATAAATAAGTGGTTAAAATTGCTCATTGCTCCAGGCTCATCTTTAGGAGGTGCTAGACCAAAAGCTAATATTTTAGATGAAAACAAAGATCTTTGGATAGCGAAGTTCCCTTCGAAAAATGATACCATAGATAAAGCTGCTTGGGAATTTTTAACCTATCGATTGGCACTCAACGCTGGTGTGGAAATGGCGGAATGTCAATTGGAAAAAGTGAATGGTCAATATCATACTTTTTTCACAAAACGATTTGATAGAGTTGGAACAGATCGAATTCATTTTTCATCGGCTATGACCATGACAGGAAATAACGAAGATACAATCAAAGATAATCCAGCAAGTTATTTGGATATCGTTGAATTTATCCAGGATAATGGCTATCATGTCGATGATAACTTAGCTCAATTGTGGCGTAGAATCGTATTTAATATTGCTGTTTCTAACACAGATGACCATCTTCGCAATCATGGATTTATTCTGAGTTCTGAGGGCTGGAAGTTGTCACCAGCTTATGATCTTAATCCCTCTATTGACAAAGATGGCTTAGCATTAAATATTGATATGCATAATAATGCTTTGGATTTTGATCTGGCAAATAGTGTTGGTGAATATTTTAGGTTGAATGATAGTCAAATGAAGAATATTATAGCTGAAGTTTTGACTGCAGTAAAAGGATGGGAATCCATTGCGAAAGAAATAGGTATTTCTAGAGCAGAACAAGAGTTAATGAAGTCTGCATTTAGAAATGATGTTTAA